Within Sulfurospirillum arsenophilum NBRC 109478, the genomic segment CGTAGAAGAAGAGACGCCTTCGCATGGCTTGATTGAAGATTGTATGCTTTTAGCGAATAAAGCCGCAGCAAAGAAGCTAGGCTTTGGTATCTTTAGAACCCATGAAAGTCCTTCGTATGAGCGCATGGAAATGCTTTTAAACGATCTTGCACTCATTGGCATCAATGCAAAATTGAGTGCGGATATTCCCAAAATGATTCAAGGGATTCAAATGAAAGCAGATGAGTTAGACCTTCGTGAGGAAGTCGATAAGCTCATCATTAAAAGCCAAAAAAAGGCGATTTATGAGCCTGAAAACAAGGGGCATTTTGGACTTGGTTTTGACATCTACACCCATTTCACCTCCCCCATTCGTCGTTACAGTGACCTTACTTTGCACCGTCTTTTAAAAGCGAAGATGGCAAATGATGAGAAAAAGCTGACATTCTTACTGAAAGACATTGCGCCACTGTGTGAAAAAATAAGTAACCTAGAGCGAGAAAGTGATAAAGTTGCTTGGGATTATATGGACCGTAAATTTGCGCGTTATATGGCGTTACATGTAGGCGATAATTTCAAAGCAATTGTTGTTGAAACCGAGCAAAATCCTATTGCAAAACTGGACGATGAACTTAAAGGTGCCCGCATCTTTTTGCTCGACAATGATGTACATCTCTTACAACGTATTGAAGTTAAAATTGTTGAGAGCAATATTGCCACCGCTAGAATTTACGCACGAGTGACCAGGAGTTTTGATGTATAAAAGAGAATTTGAAGGACTTTTAAAAGCAAATAAAGCCCCAAAATCAACTCTTCTTTACGGTGCCTGTGCTTATCAAAACAACGTGCTTGCCCAACAACTTTTGACTCTTTTAAAAGCTGGAAGTGAAGAGAAAGTAATGATGTATTTTGATGAATACAACTTTACGTCTGCTAAAAATTTTCTCTCACAATCTTCGCTCTTTGGTGATCGCAATATCTTGATCGTTAAGACTGACAAAACCATTCCTACCAAAGAAATTGAAACACTCGTTGCGCTTTGTGCAAAGAATGATTCTAGCTATTTTATCTACCAGTATTTTGGAGAAGATAAAAAAGCAACCCCTCTTACCAAACTCTTCGATAAGCAAAATGATGGTGTTTTTGTGCGCCTCTTTAAAGCAGAATTCAATGAAGCAATGCAGTTACTGCAAAACCATGCAAGCTCTATTGGCCTTTCAATAGATCGTTATGCGCTGCAACATCTTTATATGATTCACACCGAAGATCTCTCATTGTGTGTTAATGAGTTTGAAAAGCTTTTGGTCTTAGATAGGGAAATCCAAGTTAACGATATTAACACACTTGTGTACGGACTTGGCAGTGTTTCAATGGATCATTTTATTACCAAACTTCTTGAGAAAAAAGATATTAAAGAGGAATTTGAACGACTCATCGAAGGTGATGGTGTTGAGGAAATTCGCATTATTAATGCCATCCAATCACATGTAACACAGCTCTTTTTATTTCATGCTTACATTAAACTTCATGGCTCATTTGATGCCAAAGCAATTCTTGGGTACCCTCTTCCTCCTCAACTTGCCGCTCAGCGTTCACAGCACTCTATCAAAATTGATTTAGCTACGTATCACAAGCTTTCGAACCAACTCATTGACGCTGAATACCGTTTGAAAAAAGTAGGAAATGTCGAAAAAACCAGTTACCTGCTCTCCAGCTTAATCAAACTTCAAAGTTCTTTATAACCTTCCCCACTTAGCTAAATAAGAAATGCATAAGGTGGTTTACAGTATAATCCACGCCTATTCTAAAAAATCCTTACTCAAATACTGATCTATTTGGGTGAAATCCAGAAGGAGAAACGATGCGACATTATGAGTTGCTTGTTGTAGTAAAACCTACATTAACTGTAGAAGAACTACAAGCAAAACTAACTTATCTAAAAGAAATTTTAGAGAAAAACGGTGCAGTGATCACTGCAACACTTGAGATGGGTACACGCAAACTTGCGTATCAAATCGATAAATTTGAGCGCGGAACATACGTAGTATTCTACTTTACTGCTCCTACAGCTGCTATTGCTGAAGTTGAGAGACTTATCAGAATTACTGAAGAGTTTATTCGCTTTATGACTGTTAAATTTGAAAATCAAAAAGAACTTAGATTCTGGAACAAACAAGTTGAGAAAATCACTAAAAAAAGTGAAGCACCAGCTCCTGTTGTTGTTGAAACTAAAGAGATTGTAGAAGAACCAACTGTTACAACTGAAGCTTAATTAAGGAGCCATGATGTTCAATAGAGTAATTATGCTTGGTAACCTCACACGTGATTGCGAACTTCGTTATCTACCAAATGGTGGAGCAGTTTGTACCACTGGACTTGCGACCAATCGTCGCTTTAAAAAGCAAGATGGTAGCCAAGGTGAAGAAGTGTGCTTTATCGACATCACCTTTTTTGGACGTACTGCAGAGATCGCAAATCAATACTTAAGCCGTGGCAAAAAAGTATTGGTAGAGGGTCGTTTGAAACTCGATCAATGGACCGATCAACAAGGTGTAAAGCGCTCTAAGCACTCTATCACTGTTGAGACACTCCAGATGATTGATTCACGTGGTGCTGGACAAGAAGGCGGTGCAGAAATGGGTGGAAGTTATGGTGAGCCTTCAGCTACGCCAAACGTAGGTTATAACGCTAACCAACAAAAACCCGCAGCCTATCCAAGACAATCTACTCCTGAATATAGTGGTCATGAAATTCCGAGCATCGATATTAACGATGACGAAATACCGTTTTAGTAAATAAAAGGATAAAAAATGGCAGAGAAAAGAAAATTTGCACGTAAATACTGCAAATACTGTGAAGCAAAAGTAGAATACGTTGACTATAAAGATGCAAAAATTTTGAGACATTCTC encodes:
- the holA gene encoding DNA polymerase III subunit delta, translating into MYKREFEGLLKANKAPKSTLLYGACAYQNNVLAQQLLTLLKAGSEEKVMMYFDEYNFTSAKNFLSQSSLFGDRNILIVKTDKTIPTKEIETLVALCAKNDSSYFIYQYFGEDKKATPLTKLFDKQNDGVFVRLFKAEFNEAMQLLQNHASSIGLSIDRYALQHLYMIHTEDLSLCVNEFEKLLVLDREIQVNDINTLVYGLGSVSMDHFITKLLEKKDIKEEFERLIEGDGVEEIRIINAIQSHVTQLFLFHAYIKLHGSFDAKAILGYPLPPQLAAQRSQHSIKIDLATYHKLSNQLIDAEYRLKKVGNVEKTSYLLSSLIKLQSSL
- the rpsF gene encoding 30S ribosomal protein S6, giving the protein MRHYELLVVVKPTLTVEELQAKLTYLKEILEKNGAVITATLEMGTRKLAYQIDKFERGTYVVFYFTAPTAAIAEVERLIRITEEFIRFMTVKFENQKELRFWNKQVEKITKKSEAPAPVVVETKEIVEEPTVTTEA
- a CDS encoding single-stranded DNA-binding protein; this encodes MFNRVIMLGNLTRDCELRYLPNGGAVCTTGLATNRRFKKQDGSQGEEVCFIDITFFGRTAEIANQYLSRGKKVLVEGRLKLDQWTDQQGVKRSKHSITVETLQMIDSRGAGQEGGAEMGGSYGEPSATPNVGYNANQQKPAAYPRQSTPEYSGHEIPSIDINDDEIPF